A genomic stretch from Shewanella sediminis HAW-EB3 includes:
- a CDS encoding NfeD family protein yields MELSNPIIIWGCIGLALMLAEIIIPGGIVILLGGACLVVASALAVGLVEGIVQSLTLWFIVSIVFLLGFRQLTQKLVGGDSHVDNTDEELDIYNQTAVVKETIGPAQHQGRIEFQGIEWSALGDGSEIAAGTRVRIICRDNIALVVEPCPDEVNMSN; encoded by the coding sequence ATGGAGTTATCAAATCCCATCATTATCTGGGGCTGCATTGGACTGGCATTGATGCTGGCTGAGATCATTATTCCCGGGGGAATCGTCATCTTGCTCGGTGGTGCTTGTCTGGTTGTCGCATCGGCACTGGCTGTTGGGTTAGTCGAAGGAATAGTGCAAAGCCTCACACTCTGGTTTATCGTTTCTATTGTCTTTTTATTAGGTTTCAGGCAGCTTACCCAAAAGCTGGTTGGCGGAGATTCTCACGTTGATAATACCGATGAGGAACTCGATATCTATAATCAGACTGCCGTCGTTAAAGAGACTATCGGTCCGGCGCAACATCAGGGGCGAATCGAATTTCAGGGTATCGAATGGTCGGCACTTGGCGATGGTAGCGAAATCGCTGCGGGAACTCGCGTACGTATCATCTGCCGGGATAATATCGCCTTGGTTGTCGAACCCTGCCCAGACGAAGTAAACATGAGTAATTAA
- a CDS encoding ion channel protein Tsx, whose amino-acid sequence MNKKWLLLALFAAPQAMADDMIHWWDASVTALYGDNYDLAPSDKQTTFTFETAGAWQYGDWFAFQDLIYFNGSNVSSDSTTYGEISTRLSAGKISGKEIGFGPVTDLSLAMTFEEGEGPVKSFLYGLGMDIAIPYFSYFQLNTYRREAISSGNISDGWQITPAFRMDFPVGNSNIVFDGFFDWVFSADNQGYEENFHFNPQLKYDLGAVIFGSHEKNKFLVGVEYDYWKNKYGVKGVDQNTYSVIAKYHF is encoded by the coding sequence ATGAACAAAAAATGGCTTTTACTCGCGCTTTTCGCCGCACCACAGGCGATGGCCGATGATATGATCCACTGGTGGGATGCCAGCGTGACCGCGTTATACGGCGATAATTACGATCTAGCGCCTTCCGATAAGCAAACCACTTTCACCTTCGAAACTGCCGGCGCATGGCAATATGGTGACTGGTTTGCGTTTCAGGATCTGATCTATTTCAACGGTTCGAACGTCAGTAGTGACAGCACGACCTACGGCGAAATCTCGACTCGATTGAGTGCCGGTAAAATTTCCGGTAAAGAGATCGGCTTTGGCCCGGTCACCGACCTGTCTCTGGCCATGACCTTCGAAGAGGGTGAAGGACCGGTTAAGAGCTTCCTATATGGTCTTGGCATGGACATAGCTATCCCTTACTTTAGCTATTTTCAACTCAATACCTATCGACGTGAAGCCATCAGCAGTGGCAATATCAGCGACGGTTGGCAGATAACTCCCGCCTTTAGAATGGACTTTCCCGTTGGCAACTCGAACATAGTATTCGATGGTTTCTTTGACTGGGTATTCTCTGCCGATAACCAAGGCTATGAAGAGAACTTTCACTTCAATCCTCAGCTGAAATATGACCTGGGCGCGGTCATCTTCGGAAGCCACGAGAAAAACAAATTCCTTGTCGGTGTCGAGTATGATTACTGGAAGAACAAGTACGGTGTCAAAGGTGTCGATCAAAACACCTACTCGGTTATAGCTAAATATCACTTCTAA